The DNA segment GACCTACCCTCCGGGCTCCCAGCTCCCCCCGGCCCGTGAGATCCAGGAGCGTTTCAAGGTCGCCAACTCCACCGCCCAGAACGCCTACCGGCATCTCAAGCAGGCCGGACTCGTGTACGCGGTCAAGGGGCGCGGTGTCTTCGTGCGCCAGGCCCCGGAACCAGGCAAGCACCACGGGCCGATCACGAACTACCTGCTGCGAGACGAAATCGCCCGCGAGGCCCGCGCGGCTGCCGCCGAGTTCGCCGACCTCACCGATGACGAACTGCTGGAACGGGAAGCGGACCTGGACCGACGATGGGTCACGATCCGCGAGGAACACCAGCGAGTCTTCAACGAGCGCCGGAAGGTCAAACGCGAGAAGAGCCGACGCGGCCTGTTCCTGCCACCCCTTCACGACGACGACACCGAATCAGACGTGTCGCCGAGCCAGAAGCTGGAGACTGCACTGGCCGAGTCGAGGAAGCGCCGACAGCAGCGCCCCTGATCCAGAGTCTGACGGATCGACCAGTGGTGAGCTGTTCAGAGTTTCCTTACTTGATCAAGAAGGGCGTCCCGCTGGCGCGGGCCGCCGCGCGCCGGCGGCCGGTGACCGCCGCCCGCTCCTGTCTGCCGCCCCGCTGGCGACGCCCACCGGCCACTCGGCGCGCAGTGGCGCAAGCGAGCCCACCCCGGTGCCGGAAGCAACAGCATCGGCCCGTAGCTGCGCCGCCAGGCCGACTCTGCCGAACGCCGCACAGCACCACGTCAGGCCGCGGCAGCCGAAAGCCGCGATCGTCGTCGGCGTGCGGTCACAGGCGAGGCCACAGATCGAGCAGCCCAGCCCGCTGCCACAGGGCCACGCAGGAGCAGGGCGGATGCCGTAACGGAACGAAGAAGCGTGGTTGAGGCCGGTGCGGGGTTGCTGGAAGCACACGTGGCGGGTGATCTCTCGGCGCACCCGCCGTCGTGGCTGACTTTCTGTGACTGAGGTTGAAGGTGCGACGGGGATCAGGCGACCAGCGACGGCGGTGCGATCGTCCGTGCTCGGTCGTACAGGTCGAGCGCCGTCGCGTTCTTCAGATGAGGGCGCAGGAGACCGAACATCGCCTTCACGCGCTCGTCGGCGCGGCCGGACTGCACCTTGGGGTAGTCGTCGAGGGCCTGGTGCCAGGTGACGCAGGCCGCTTCCAGGTGGCCGAGTTCCAACTGCCGCTCTGCCAACAGGCCACGACGGTGTACTCGTGTGCGCTGGTACACGCTGGGGCGGAGCCGGTCCGCTTGCTGCATGGCTTCGACGGCTCCGGCCTTGTCACCGAGTTCGTAACGCACCTGGCTGACGTGGTAGTTGAGCGAAGAAGGGTCGTAGGAGCCGAACGCCTTGCCGCGTGACTCGGCGCGGTCCATGGCTGC comes from the Streptomyces sp. KMM 9044 genome and includes:
- a CDS encoding winged helix-turn-helix domain-containing protein, encoding MTLPLDEDSRPPYLQAAEALRDAILNGEFRPGERLPSANVLRERFGVSSSTVQNALRVLKQEGLVYSQLGRGSYVSASVGQSTGPDDDDHGDAESEGPDWPLDVIRNEDGRPPYAQVADILRREITEGTYPPGSQLPPAREIQERFKVANSTAQNAYRHLKQAGLVYAVKGRGVFVRQAPEPGKHHGPITNYLLRDEIAREARAAAAEFADLTDDELLEREADLDRRWVTIREEHQRVFNERRKVKREKSRRGLFLPPLHDDDTESDVSPSQKLETALAESRKRRQQRP